The following nucleotide sequence is from Agromyces sp. SYSU T00194.
CCCGACCCCGACGCGCCCTGCACCCTGTGGGTGCGGATGCCGCTCAGCCGATCGCGCGCGCCACCAGCTCGCGGAGCGCCTGCTCCACGTCGGCGTTCACCTCGATGACCGCGAACGACGTCGGCCACATCGCGCCGTCGTCGAGCTTGGCGTGCTCGTCGAAGTTCACGGTCGGGTAGCGCGTGTCGAACTTCGACTTGGGCTGCACGAACATCACGACCTTGCCGTCGGCGTCGGCGTACGCCGGGAAGCCGTAGAACGTCTTCGGGTTGAGGTCCGGCGCCTCCTCGGAGACGATCCGGTGGAAGGTCGTCGCCACGGTGCGGTCGATGCCGGCGAGCGCCTCGATCGCGTCCATGCACGCCTCGAGCTCCCGGGCGAGCTTCGCGGCCCCCTTGAGCCCCTTCGTCGACCTGAGCTCCTCGGCGCGCTGCTGCATCGCCGCCTTCTCCTCGGCGGAGAACCCGCCCTGTTCCTCGGCCATGCGCCGTCGTCCTTCCGTTCCTGCGTTCCGGGGCCGTGCCCCGGCGTGACGGATTCAGGCTACGCGCGGCCGGCTCCGCGGACTTCTCGAATCCTGCCCGGTGCGGATGCGACGACGCCGCGTCAGCCGAACACGAGGGTCATGAGTCCGCTCAGCACGTTCACCACGACGAAGCCGCCGATGACGACGAGGGCGACGAGCATCGGCATCCGCGCCCGGGGTGCGCCGAGGGCTGCGGCCCGGTTGCTGAAGACGACCGTGACGACGAGCGGTGCGGCCAGCACGAGCACCGCGAGCGTGAAGGCGACCACGACCACCCACGCCGGTGTCGTGACGGCCGACGCGTCGGGGTGGCCGAGCAGCGCGGGCACGCACTCGCCGACGAGGAACGCGGAGACGAACGACACCGGGAACAGCGCGAGCGACCACCATGCCAGCAGGCGCGAACGGGTCGCCTCGGTGTCGCCAGGTCGTGCATCGGTGGTCATGTCGTCCGTTCCCGTGTCGGTGTCGCGTACATCGAGCATCCCGCCCCGTGCGACGCCGGGCGGGGACCTACGTCCCGAGGTTGTCGACGGCGAGCCGCTCCAGCAGCCAGTCCCCGCCGGGCGGCACCGCACCGCCGCGCGCCGCGATCCACGCGCGCGCCTCGGCGAGCGTCTCGGCGACCATCTCGTCCTCACCGCCGGACTCGAGCTCGGCGATCACCTTGCGCAGCTCGTCGACCGTGTACCCGCGGAACCGGCGGTCTCCCTCGGGGTGGCGGGCGTCGATCGCGGCCGCGACCGCCTCGACGACCTCGCGCGAACCGTAGGGGTTGCCCACCCAGAGGTTGGCGCGCGCCGGGCGGAACTCGACGAGGTGCAGCCCGAGGAACTCGTCGCCGTCGTACTCGCGGAGGCTCAGCTCGACGCCCGGGCGCGGACCGGTCGATCGGGAGTCCCCGGTCGTGACGAACGACGGGGCGCAGCGCGCGACGAGGCGCCACGGCACGTGGTACTGCCGCCGGGGGCGCAGGCCGCCGCGCCAGAACCCGATGCCGTCGGCGTCGACGAGCAGGGTGAATATCCGGGGCAGGCCGACCCGCCACCACGCCCGCCCGGCGTCGGTGACCTGGTCGAGCACTCCACCCGATGAGATGCCGTCGGAGGAGCCCTGGTACCCGGTGAGCACGAGGGCATCCGGATGCCTCGCGGCGAGCCGCGCGTTCCGCGCGAGCACGGGTCGCATCCAGACGAACTGGGCCGCGACCATGAACCAGCCGACGGCGATGACGACTGCGAGGAGCTCGTACGGCAGCAGCGTCGAGGAGACGGAGAACCCACCGGCGCCGATGAGCACCGCGAACCCCCAGACGACCGCGGCACCGCTGCCGAGCACCAGGGCCCACCAGACGATCGCGAGTCCTCGACGACGCTCGAGCCGGTCGGGCGGCGTCAGCGCCGACGCCGGCAGCTCGCCCGCCGCCTGCAGGGTCGGCGCCTCGTAGTGCCGCGCGGCATGGTGCCGACGGTACGACGCCAACGCGAGCCCGAGCGTGACGACGAGGACGCCCGCGCCGATGAGCGCGATCCCGACAGGCTCGGCCTCGGTGAAGAGACCGGCGAACGGCGAGATCAGCACCGGGATCACGTACCCGCCGCGCAGGTAGAAGCGCAGGAACCCGCCCGGGCTCATCGGCTCCGGTGTCGAGTCGTCCGGCATCCTCGCTCCGTCCCGCGGCGCCAGGGGTCGACGGCCGCCCGGTCAGCCTAGGCAGCGGATGCCGCGAGGCGTGCCGTATCCACAGACCGAGCGCGTCAGAGCGGCCCGTCGCCGAACTGCATGCCCGTCCACGCGAGGTTGATCCAGAGGAAGTACCCCACGACGCCGAACACGATCGTGAGGATGCCGACCGTCAGGGCCGCTCCACGCGCGCCGACCTTCCGCAGCCGCAGGAACGCCAGTATCGCGACGACGCTCGACACGACGACGGGCAGTGCGAACACGAGGGTGGCGCTCGCGGGCCCGAGCCCGACGAACGCGGCGATCGCGAACAGCCAGACGGGTGCGAGCGCGCACACGATGCCGGCGATGAGCCACGTCGTCGTGGCGGCGGCCGGCCGTGCCGGCGCAGGGGTCTCTGTCATGTGCGGAACTCGGCGACCGGGGCGGGACGTCCCGTCCCGAGCGTTGGGCCGGGACGGGACGCGATGGACTTCCCCCGTGACCCGCTTCGCCGTTCCCTCCTCGTGGAGCGGGTCAGGGGAACGCTATCGCATGGGTCAATAGTTGACACCCCTTCGCCGCGCGCCCATTCGACAATCCACCGCCCCGCGAACCGCATCGGGGACCCCGCCTAGACTCGTCGCATGGATGACCCCGGCGGATCGGGCGAGATCGGAGCGCGCGCGCTCGTGCTCGCCGCGCGGATCACCGGTCACCTCAACGCCGTCTCGCCGCCCGCGATCGCCGGCTCGCCCGCCTCGAACCTCACCCATCGCATCCTCGTGCAGCTCGACGCGAACCCGGCCGGCATCGCGCCGAGCGTCCTGGCGGAGCTCCTGGAGGTCGATCGGAGCGTCATCTCCCGCGCGCTCGCGGATCTCGATCGCCATCGCATCGTGACCCGGCGCGTGGAGGCGCACGATCGCCGCTACGTGCGAGTGCGCCTCTCCGCTCGTGGCCGACGCGAGATGGCCACGTACTCTGAGTCGATCCGGTCGGTGCTGCCGGTGATCGCGCCGCTCGCGGACGAGTTGCTCACGATCGTCGGCGACGAGGGCTCGGACGCCCCCACACCCGTGACGCCCGCAATCGCTGCGGACCGTCTCGCTGCGTACGGCGTGGGCGTCGTCCCGCGCCTGGTCGAGGAGGAACGCGAGCGCGGGGTCACGCACTGGTCGCAGCGGTTCGCGCTGTGGGTGGTCTGCGACCTGCGCTCCACGTCGCCCGCTCGGATCGCCGAGTTGCTGCTGCTCCCGCGCGACACCATCGAGGTCGCGCTCGCCGCACTCGAAGAGCGGGAACTGGTCGAACCGGTCGGCGCATCCGAGCCGACCTTCCGCGCGACCGACCGCGGAAACGCACTCACCGCGGCGCACGCCGACATCGTCCTGGACCCTCGTGGAGGCCTGCGAGCTGCCCTGGCGTCGGTGCACGCCGCGGCCGCGATGCCTGCCTAGCAGCACCATCCGTGCTCTGGCGGCGAGTCTTCCGCGGCAGATTTCACACGCCGTTCACACGACAATAGTTGCAGCAGTGGACAGCCCTGATAGCGTTCCAATCCGTCAACTATTGACGAACGGACCATCAGTGGGTCTGCATAGTTGACACAGCCTGCTCACTCGAAAGTCAGAGGTTCCAGATGAACGGCTCCGCAAACTCGCACGACTCCGTCCACGTTTCCCGCCGTACCGTGGCGAAGGCTGCGGCGTGGTCGGTTCCCGCCATCGCAATCGCCGCAACCGTGCCGGCACTCGCTGCGAGCATGCCGGTGGTCGGCGGAGTCTACGGGCATTGCGCCGAGGAAGTAGACACGCGCACGTACAACGGGAACTACACGATCAGCGTCACGGGTGCGACGCCGAACTCCGTGCTTCAGCTCATCGTCGAGCATGACGGAAGCTCCAACTCGGTCGACGCGGTCTCGTCCTCCGGACCGATCACGTTGACCGGGTCGTCCTCGAATAGCTACACGTTCTCCGTGGTGGTGGATGCGACAGGCAACGTCAACGGACAGCTGAACGTCCAGATCCAGGCCTTCGTCACGCAGACGATCACCTCCAGGGCAACCCTGTCTTCGACCTCGGGCGACACCTTCGCCCACCCGCAGGGCGTCATCGTAGTGCGGCATCCCCTACCCGGTCAGGGTGCCTTTCGCTGCAGCGCCTCGTGATCGCATGTCGCGCACGCTGACCGACCCTGTTGGGAGCGCATCAGACGGGCGATGGCGTCATCACTCGCACGATTCAATCGCAAGCTGCGGCGCGGTGGCCCGGTCGGGCGGATCGACGGCACCGAGGGTGACCGACGCCGAGTCCCGGCGATTGGGGGCGCGAACTGGGGATACTCTCACCGTTGGCGGAGTCCGCGAGTGAGTGTCGCGTGGATCGCGTGCGCGACGCACGCCCGTGGCGCTCGGGGCGATCACCCACCCTCGTGCTTGTTCTCGCCTGCGTCGAGGTCGGCGCGTCAGGGAAGGCCCCGTCGCACGGCCGCGGCCACCTCGTCGCGCGCAGCGGCGTCGGTGCCGGCGACGACGATCGCCACGACGGCTTCGTCCAGGCTCGCGTCTCCTGCTTCGACGGCTGGGGGTCGGTCAACATCCGGCACGCGAACGCGGTCTTCAGCTGCACGCACACCTGATCTGACGGTGCCCCTGGAGGGACTCGAACCCCCAACCGTTTGCTTAGGACGCAACTGCTCTTCCATTGAGCTACAGAGGCTGGCGCGACGAGTCTACCCGCGGCCGGGCGGGCGTCAGGACACGCGACGGGCCGCCCCAGGCGCATCCGCCCGACACGCCTCGAACGTTCACACGATCGTGACACGAACCCCCGCGGCCCAGACGTAGACTCCGAAAATGGAGCACCCCACCGCAACCACCGTCGTCCTGGTCGGCGATGCTGCGGGCGCGGCGCTCGGCGAGCTCGACGGGTTCGCCAACGTGCGCAGCGCCAGCCTCGCGGGCCGCAGCGACGAGGAGGTCACCGCCTGGACCGCCTCGTCGTCCACGCCGTACGTCCTCCACGACCACGATCCGCTGCAGCACGTCGCGAGCGCGTGGCGCGAGTTCTACGACGACCTCGCCACGCTCGGCGTGCTCGAGCTCGAGATCGAGCGCACGGTCGACGCCCTCGACCGCGAGGCGATCGCGATCCCCGACTACTACGTCGTGCTCGACCCGTACGCACTCGCGCCGACGGTGCGGCACTGGTGGCTCGGCGTCATCGCCTCGGCCTCGCCCATGCGGGTCATCCCCTGGGGCAGCGATGCGGATGCCTCCCTGGCCGGCCTCCTGCGCCGCCTGCCGACCGGCCGGCCGTGGCCCGACCCGTCGTCCTGGCTGCCGGGCGTCGTCACCGCGGTGCCCGATCGGGTCGGCCTCGGCGACTGAGCGCGGCGTACCGGGCGCCGACGCACGGCGATGCGAGGATCGTGTGATGAGCACCTCCGCGACGCCCTCGTTCTGGCTGGGGGCGTCGACCTCCGGCATCCTCGGCTCCCCCGCCGCCGGCATCCGCCCGGTGACCGTGGACGGGGCCGGTGCGCTGACCCTGGGCGATCCGGTCGACGTGGGCCCCGACCCCATGTACCTCGCGCGCCACGGCGACACCCTCGTCGTCGCCCACCACCTCGACGCGGGCGCGGTCTCGGCCCACCGGCTCGGCGCCGACGGCCCGGAACCGCTGGGCGAGCGGCAGGCGACCCTCGGCGCCGACTCGTGCCACGTCTCGGTGCACCCCGACGGGCGCTGGGCGTACGTCGCCGACTACACGAGCGGCAGCCTGTCGGTGCATCCGCTCGGCCCGGGCGGCGTGGGCCCGCAGCACCTGCGCGTCGCGTATGCGGGCAGCGGTCCGGATGCCTCGCGGCAGGAGGCTCCCCACGCGCACCAGGCCGTGGTCGACGCGGCGCGGGGGCGGCTGCTCGTGGTCGACCTCGGCGCCGACCGCCTGCGCGGGCACGACCTGGCGGCGCTCGCCGCAGGCGACGACGCGCACGGCGACGTGCACCTGCGGCCCGGCTCCGGCCCGCGACACCTCGTGGTGCTCGGACGGCACGCGGTCGTCGCGTACGAGCTCGACGGCACGCTCGGCATGGTCGACCTCGACGCGCCCGAGGCCGGCGAGACGACGGCCATCGTCTCGACCATGGCGGGGCGCGATGCCGCCACGTCGGCGATCCGGCGGGCGCCGAACGGCCTGCTGGCGGTCGCCAACCGCACCCCGAACACGGTGAGCACGATCCGCGCGGACGACGCTGCCGGCACGCTCGAGCTGCTCGACGAGCATCCGGTGGCCGGCGACCACCCGCGCGACATCGAGTTCACCGCCGACGGGCGGTTCCTCGTGATCGCGAACCAGGCGTCCGACTCGCTCTCGGTCGTCGCCGTCGACCCGGAGTCGGGACGCATGTCGCCCGTGGGCGACCCGGTCGGCACGCCGTCGCCGGCGTGCCTGCTGCGCATGGACTGAGCGCGCCGCGCCCGGGCGGTGCGGGCTACTTCGGCGGGTAGAGGTAGATCGCGTCGCCCCAGGCGATCGTGCGCACGTGGTACGAGTGGTCGCTGTTCCAGTTGTACTCCTCGAGCACGACCGTTCCGTCGCCGACCGACTGCACGTACGCCACGTGGTTGTACGGGAACCACGCCACTGCGCCGGTCACGGGCTCGCTGCTGACGACCCAGCCGTGGTTGCGCCACTCGCTCTCCCACTTCCAGGCGCTGCCCGACGCGAGGTTCGCCCAGACCCAGCGCCACGGGGCACCGGTCGACCCGGCGTCGCGGTTCATGCGCCACGCCACGAAGTCCACGCACTCGCGGTAGTAGTAGCCGAGCGGCGAGAGCCCGCCGCCGTAGTCGTTCGGGGTCTGGTTCCACCAGGGGTAGTCGTCGCCCTCGGCCTGCTCGGCGACCACCGAGAAGCCGCCCGCGGCACGCGCGGCGGCGGCCTGCGCCTCCCAGGCGGCGCGCTGGTCGGCGAGTCGCTGCGCCTCCAGGTCGGCGGCACTGACGGCGGCGTAGCCGTCACGGGAGACCGACGAGGTCGTGGCGAGGTCGGAGACGACGATGTCCTGCGCCTCGGCCTGCGACTGGTTGAACGCATCCGACGACGCGAATCCGGCGTCGCCCGGCACGAGCGCGTACGCGGGCAGCGCCAGGGTGCCGACGAGCGCCGGGACCACCAGCATCGTCGCCACCGTGCGGCCGGCGCCGCGCATGCCGCGCCGAGCGGCCGGCGCTCCTGCGGGCGGACGGGTCGTGCCGCCGGCACCGGTCGTCGGCCTCGTCGACCGTCGGACGGCGGACGGGGTGTGTGACGGCGCCGGGGCGGGCCGCGGCGCGGGGGCCGGAGCTGCGAGCACGGGGTCGTCGGCGGGCGCCGTGCTGATGCTCGGCTCGGGAACGGAGCGAGAGGAACTGCGGGCCGCACTGCGTCCGCCACGCGACCGGCGCGGGCCGCGGCGCTCGGCGGTGCGCGCCTCGCGGCGGCTCGCGAAACCGGCGTTCGGGTCGGGGACGGCGGGTTCCGGCGCGAGTGCAGCGAAGGGCCAGGGCTCTGCGCCACTCGTCTCGGGTTCGGCCACGCTCTTCGTCCTCCGATGGGCACCCTCGATCGCGCGGCGGACTCGCGGAGCGGGGGAACTCAGGTTGTCGTCACGGGTGCTGGGGGCATCGCGACGGATTCCCACTGTACGGCACGTCCGCCGCGGAAGTCACGATCGGGACACGCCGCGTCGCGACCTTGTGGAGAACTCCGTGCAGCCGCTGGTCAGGCCGCCTCGAGGTACTCGCCCCACTGCGGCAACGGGCGCTCGAACCCGCGCACGAGCCAGCTCCGGCCGTTCGGCATGCGCGGGGTGAAGCGCAGCTCCCAGCCCATCTCGGCCGGCGTGTGGTCGCCCTTGACGTTGTTGCAGCGCAAGCAGCACGCCACGAGGTTCTCCCACGTGTCGCGTCCGCCGCGCGAGCGTGGCAGCACGTGGTCGATCGTGGTCGCCGACCGTGCGCAGTAGGCGCACCGGTGCTCGTCGCGCCGCAGCACGCCCCGGCGGCTGACCGGGATGGGACGCGAGTACGGCGTGCGCACGTACCTGGTCAGGATGATGACCGACGGGCGGTCCCACGTGCCGCTCGTCGCGAGCACCGGGTGCTCCTCGTCGCTGCGGATCACGGTGGCCTTCTCGTTCATCACGAGCATGAGCGCGCGCTTGAACGAGACGACCGCCAGCGGCTCATAGCCGGCGTTGAGCACCAGGGTGCGCATGGAGTGCCTTTCGATCGGGGCTGGATGGCTCCCAGCCGCGTGAACGGTTCCGGCGCCCCGGTCGCGGGAGGCGGTCGCAGGCATGCAAAAAGGGCATCGTCTGCACGACGATGCCCTGATCTTGCGGCGCATGGCTCAGCGAGCCGGCGCATTGCTGCGTACTGCTGTGTCGCAGGTCGAATTGCACGCGCTCATCCGCGGTGTGGATGCTGCGTACCTCGATCATGCGGCTACTCCCGATCGGATCGACTCGAGACGTCAGGGCTTCAGGCTAACCCACGCACGGCACGGGGCGGCCCCGAGGCGCGCCGATTCGGCGTCTCGTCACGAGGTGTTCACAATCGCGGGCGCCGCCCGCCGGCCTCAGCCGTTGATGCGGACGATGTAATAGCTGGTGGTCCAGATCGGCTGGATCCGCACGGAGGTGCCCGGGTACGGGGCGTGCAGGATGTTGCCGTTGCCGGCGTAGAAGCCGTCGTGGCCCGACATGATCACCAGGTCGCCGGGCTGCGCCTCGGAGAGCGGGATCCGGGTGCCGGAGGCAGCCTGGCCCGACGAGGAGTGCGGCAGCGAGATGCCGTACTGGGCGAAGACGTACATGACGAAGCCCGAGCAGTCGAAGCCGGCGGGCGTCGCGCCGCCGTACACGTACGGGACGCCGATGTACTGCGAGGCGGTCGCGAAGACCGCGGCGGGGCTGTAGCTGGTGGTCGGCGCGGCGTAGGTCGTCGATGCGACGGCGGCGGTCTGGCCGTACGAGGTCATCGCCGCATTCGCGGCGGCCCGGGCGGCGGCGGCCTCCTCGGCGGCCCGTCGGGCGGCCTCGGCGGCCTCGCGCTCGGCGCGCTGCCGGTCGATCTCCTCCTTGGTGACGGCCTCGTAGCTGTCGGTGGTGATCTCGGCGGCGACGGCCTCCTCGTCGACGTCGACGCTCTGCGCCTCGGCCTTGGTGAGCAGTGCCGCCTCGCTGGCGCCGAACTGCGGGTCGTTCGAGCCGGGGGCGAAGGCGTAGGCGGGGAGGGCGAGGGTGCCGACGATGCCGGCGGCGACCGACATCACGATGACGTTCGCGAATGCGCCGCGGCGCAGGCCCCTGGTCGACGCGAAGGGAGCGTCGGGCGTGGCGACCTCGTTGCCCGAGCGGGCGATCCGGGTGGATCCGTTCGTGCGGTCCTTCGTGGAACCGGTGCGAGTCTTCCGAGCCAAGTCGTACCTCCGGCGCCCCCGCGGTGCTTGTGGCAACCACCCCGTCCATGTGCGCTCACGCGTACGTTTCACGAGGCAAGAGACAGACAGGGGGACGTCTTGACTCGTGTGCGCCATCCGGCTTCGTGATGGCGACTGAGAGGTGACGCTACGTCATTCGCGCGCGTATGTCACATTCCGAGTCGGAATTTCTCACGATTGGGTAACGAAAACCTGCCCCCAGATCGGGGGGCAGCCCACCCCGGGATCCGCGTCAGTCCGCGGATCCCGCCCACCGAGGTCAGGTCGCGATGAAAATGTGGCCCGCGACCTCGATCGGCAGCTCCAGGCCGGGCTCCACGCCCTCGACATCGACTGCGACGTACCCGTCACTCATCGAGAAGGTGGCGGATGCCCCGGGCACGACGCCCGCCTGCTTGAGCTGGGCCAGCAGTTCGGGGTCGAACTGCACGGGCTCGGCCAGGCGGCGGATCATGCCGGACACGGGGTCGGCACCCGCCTGCAGCTCCCGCACGACGTTGACGACCCCGTGCATGAACGGCGCCGCCGGCTCGACGCCGAGCTCGGCGAGCCCCGGGATGGGGTTGCCGTAGGGCGACTCCGTCGGGTGCCCGAGGATCTCGATGAGGCGACGCTCGACGTGCTCGCTCATCACATGCTCCCACCGGCATGCCTCGTCGTGGACGTACTCCCAGTCGAGCCCGATCACGTCGGCGAGCAGGCGTTCCGCCAGGCGGTGCTTGCGCATCACGTGGACCGCCTTCTCGCGGCCGTCGGCGGTCAGCTCGAGGTGGCGGTCGCCCGAGACGACCACGAGCCCGTCGCGCTCCATGCGGGCGACGGTCTGCGACACGGTGGGGCCGGAGTGCCCGAGGCGCTCCGAGATGCGCGCGCGCAACGGCACGATGCCCTCCTCCTCGAGGTCGAGGATGGTGCGGAGGTACATCTCCGTCGTGTCGATGAGATCGGTCACCGGTCCTCCTGCTCCCGCCGCCCAGCGCGCCGTCACACAGCCTACCGTCGCGCACGCGCTGGCTAGACTCGGGGCATGCCGAACCTCGTCATCCCCGAGTCGCTCCTGCCCGCCGACGGACGCTTCGGATGCGGGCCCTCCAAGGTGCGGCCCGAGCAGCTCGACCACCTTCTCGCGGCGGGTGCCGGCGTGATCGGCACGAGCCACCGCCAGGCGCCCGTCAAGCAGCTCGTCGGCCGCGTGCGGTCGCACCTCGCCGATCTCTTCCAGGCGCCCGACGGCTACGAGGTCCTCGTCGGCAACGGCGGTTCCACCGCCTTCTGGGACGCCGCCGCCTTCGGCCTGATCGAGCGCCGCAGCCAGCACCTGTCGTTCGGCGAGTTCGGCGGCAAGTTCGCCAAGGCGGCCGCCGCCCCGTGGCTCGAGTCGCCCGACGTGCGCAGCGCCGACGGCGGCTCGCGCAGCACCCCCGAGCCGGTCGAGGGCGTCGACGTGTACGCCTGGCCCCACAACGAGACCTCCACCGGCGTCATGGCGCCGGTCCGCCGCGTGCACGGCGACGCGGGCGCGCTCACCGTGATCGACGCGACCAGCGCGGCGGCCGGCATCGCCTTCGACCCGCTGGAGTGCGACGTGTACTACTTCGCGCCGCAGAAGAACCTCGCCTCCGACGGCGGACTGTGGTTCGCCCTCGTCTCGCCCGCGGCCATCGAACGCATCGAGCGCGTCGCGGCGTCGGGCCGCTACATCCCCGAGTTCCTGAGCCTGGCGAACGCGCTCTCGAACTCGCGCCTCGACCAGACCCTCAACACCCCCGCCATCGCCACCCTGCTCCTGATGGAGAGCCAGCTCGACTGGATCAACGGCAACGGCGGCCTCGCCTGGGCCGCTGCCCGCACGCGCGAGTCGAGCGGCATCCTCTACGACTGGGCCGCCGCCTCGCCGGTCGCGACGCCGTTCGTCGCGGATCCCGACCACCGCTCGCAGGTGGTCGTCACGATCGACTTCGACGACTCGACGGATGCCGCCGCCATCGCCCGCACGCTGCGGGAGAACGGCGTGGTCGACACCGAGCCGTACCGGAAGCTCGGTCGCAACCAGCTGCGCGTCGCGACGTTCACGGCGATCGAGCCCGATGACGTGCGCGCGCTGACCGCGTGCATCGACCACGTGCTGGAGCACCAGGGCTAGGCACCCATGCGGTTCTGGCTGAGCGAGGACGAACGGCGCCCCGACCCGGAGCCGGTGCGCACCGACGCCCGGAAGGCCGTGCTCGTCGGCACGTCGGTCTGGGCGCTCGTGCTCGTC
It contains:
- a CDS encoding MarR family winged helix-turn-helix transcriptional regulator, with the translated sequence MDDPGGSGEIGARALVLAARITGHLNAVSPPAIAGSPASNLTHRILVQLDANPAGIAPSVLAELLEVDRSVISRALADLDRHRIVTRRVEAHDRRYVRVRLSARGRREMATYSESIRSVLPVIAPLADELLTIVGDEGSDAPTPVTPAIAADRLAAYGVGVVPRLVEEERERGVTHWSQRFALWVVCDLRSTSPARIAELLLLPRDTIEVALAALEERELVEPVGASEPTFRATDRGNALTAAHADIVLDPRGGLRAALASVHAAAAMPA
- a CDS encoding lactonase family protein, producing the protein MSTSATPSFWLGASTSGILGSPAAGIRPVTVDGAGALTLGDPVDVGPDPMYLARHGDTLVVAHHLDAGAVSAHRLGADGPEPLGERQATLGADSCHVSVHPDGRWAYVADYTSGSLSVHPLGPGGVGPQHLRVAYAGSGPDASRQEAPHAHQAVVDAARGRLLVVDLGADRLRGHDLAALAAGDDAHGDVHLRPGSGPRHLVVLGRHAVVAYELDGTLGMVDLDAPEAGETTAIVSTMAGRDAATSAIRRAPNGLLAVANRTPNTVSTIRADDAAGTLELLDEHPVAGDHPRDIEFTADGRFLVIANQASDSLSVVAVDPESGRMSPVGDPVGTPSPACLLRMD
- a CDS encoding CHAP domain-containing protein; protein product: MLVVPALVGTLALPAYALVPGDAGFASSDAFNQSQAEAQDIVVSDLATTSSVSRDGYAAVSAADLEAQRLADQRAAWEAQAAAARAAGGFSVVAEQAEGDDYPWWNQTPNDYGGGLSPLGYYYRECVDFVAWRMNRDAGSTGAPWRWVWANLASGSAWKWESEWRNHGWVVSSEPVTGAVAWFPYNHVAYVQSVGDGTVVLEEYNWNSDHSYHVRTIAWGDAIYLYPPK
- a CDS encoding HNH endonuclease translates to MRTLVLNAGYEPLAVVSFKRALMLVMNEKATVIRSDEEHPVLATSGTWDRPSVIILTRYVRTPYSRPIPVSRRGVLRRDEHRCAYCARSATTIDHVLPRSRGGRDTWENLVACCLRCNNVKGDHTPAEMGWELRFTPRMPNGRSWLVRGFERPLPQWGEYLEAA
- a CDS encoding C40 family peptidase codes for the protein MARKTRTGSTKDRTNGSTRIARSGNEVATPDAPFASTRGLRRGAFANVIVMSVAAGIVGTLALPAYAFAPGSNDPQFGASEAALLTKAEAQSVDVDEEAVAAEITTDSYEAVTKEEIDRQRAEREAAEAARRAAEEAAAARAAANAAMTSYGQTAAVASTTYAAPTTSYSPAAVFATASQYIGVPYVYGGATPAGFDCSGFVMYVFAQYGISLPHSSSGQAASGTRIPLSEAQPGDLVIMSGHDGFYAGNGNILHAPYPGTSVRIQPIWTTSYYIVRING
- a CDS encoding metal-dependent transcriptional regulator, with the translated sequence MTDLIDTTEMYLRTILDLEEEGIVPLRARISERLGHSGPTVSQTVARMERDGLVVVSGDRHLELTADGREKAVHVMRKHRLAERLLADVIGLDWEYVHDEACRWEHVMSEHVERRLIEILGHPTESPYGNPIPGLAELGVEPAAPFMHGVVNVVRELQAGADPVSGMIRRLAEPVQFDPELLAQLKQAGVVPGASATFSMSDGYVAVDVEGVEPGLELPIEVAGHIFIAT
- the serC gene encoding phosphoserine transaminase is translated as MPNLVIPESLLPADGRFGCGPSKVRPEQLDHLLAAGAGVIGTSHRQAPVKQLVGRVRSHLADLFQAPDGYEVLVGNGGSTAFWDAAAFGLIERRSQHLSFGEFGGKFAKAAAAPWLESPDVRSADGGSRSTPEPVEGVDVYAWPHNETSTGVMAPVRRVHGDAGALTVIDATSAAAGIAFDPLECDVYYFAPQKNLASDGGLWFALVSPAAIERIERVAASGRYIPEFLSLANALSNSRLDQTLNTPAIATLLLMESQLDWINGNGGLAWAAARTRESSGILYDWAAASPVATPFVADPDHRSQVVVTIDFDDSTDAAAIARTLRENGVVDTEPYRKLGRNQLRVATFTAIEPDDVRALTACIDHVLEHQG